One window from the genome of Nicotiana tomentosiformis chromosome 5, ASM39032v3, whole genome shotgun sequence encodes:
- the LOC138893183 gene encoding uncharacterized protein: protein MPTTTEGQRRQRLTQSDESVQKLGMSKLPIYKSMIQSPSKEDLNTSHNIAIRGQSKQRLVQLEERIQKQGMNKLHVNTSMLQSSSKKDLNTLRMSGRKQELYNFDAQAEVGDDEFVRDEDVNIDCVVDGTSEKKRDQGQTTCKNIHARSFEEREEVTFDKGQAVGPTDKRVSDLINFIGIIARNSRFITLVHTSWHVVSLDIKKQMWEYVNSKFIIPAEGEKWVMSGLRDAWRRHKRNLKMEYFNKNATDEDMLQNRPNEIPEVQFYQMIKYWKDSDIQRATKENNEEPSKSEMFIANRTKKGKEVHTDTQVAIVRHDAS from the exons ATGCCTACAACAACAGAAGGACAAAGAAGACAGAGGTTAACTCAATCCGATGAGTCAGTTCAAAAGTTAGGAATGAGTAAATTGCCTATATACAAATCAATGATCCAATCGCCTTCTAAGGAAGATCTGAACACTTCACATAACATTGCAATAAGAGGACAAAGTAAACAGAGGTTAGTTCAATTGGAGGAGCGAATTCAAAAGCAAGGAATGAATAAATTGCATGTGAACACATCCATGCTCCAGTCATCTTCAAAGAAAGATCTAAACACTTTACGTATGAGTGGAAGAAAACAAG AATTGTATAATTTTGATGCACAAGCAGAAGTTGGTGACGATGAGTTTGTTAGAGATGAGGATGTGAACATTGATTGTGTTGTAGACG GGACATCAGAGAAGAAAAGAGATCAAGGGCAAACGACATGTAAGAATATTCATGCAAGAAGTTTTGAAGAAAGAGAGGAGGTGACATTTGACAAAGGGCAAGCAGTGGGACCAACTGACAAGAGAGTGTCTGATTTAATCAACTTTATAGGAATAATTGCAAGAAATTCTAGATTTATCACCTTGGTGCATACTAGTTGGCATGTTGTGTCACTGGATATTAAGAAACAAATGTGGGAATATGTCAAC TCCAAGTTCATAATTCCAGCAGAAGGAGAGAAGTGGGTAATGTCTGGCCTTCGTGATGCTTGGAGGCGGCACAAGAGAAATCTTAAGATGGAATATTTCAATAAGAATGCTACTGATGAAGATATGCTACAAAATCGTCCGAATGAGATACCAGAAGTTCAATTCTACCAAATGATTAAGTATTGGAAGGATTCAGATATCCAA CGTGCAACCAAAGAGAACAACGAGGAACCATCAAAGTCTGAAATGTTTATTGCAAATCGtacaaagaaaggaaaagaagtaCATACAGATACTCAAGTTGCAATAGTACGTcatgatgcaagttaa